Proteins found in one Macrobrachium nipponense isolate FS-2020 chromosome 4, ASM1510439v2, whole genome shotgun sequence genomic segment:
- the LOC135210841 gene encoding uncharacterized protein DDB_G0292186-like gives MSTMKASLILFAVALGTAQEQFTQRREFNTAVRLARPGFFQQGGSFSSRSSSGNNFQNQNNNLQSASFGSDKNSAVSSQSFQNNNQFQPGSTSFSRNQQNRGTPFDSRNQNQFQSNTNANNFPQNQLQDSFGSENPGDRLKLVDNIQVTPARVQTTSGQQPSGIAFLNVGNQFQQPKLNQRNSEGNFRPSDNNRLSTGGQSQSSAQFRSGSSSSEFNEVFGGIFEPLNLPSGASAILGSISTSFSCVERPYGYYADQDNSCRVFHICNPYLFSDGEVQTYQYSFMCNEGSIFDQSEMVCKAEYEATPCQEAQNFYFKNEEFGLPEERSP, from the exons ATGTCGACCATGAAGGCCTCACTGATTT tGTTTGCTGTTGCTCTTGGAACTGCACAAGAGCAGTTCACCCAGAGACGTGAATTCAATACAGCCGTCAGACTTGCTAGACCTGGATTCTTCCAGCAAGGAGGATCTTTTTCTTCTCGTTCATCCTCGGGCAACAACTTCCAGAACCAAAATAATAACCTCCAGTCTGCCTCTTTTGGCAGTGACAAGAACTCTGCTGTTTCGTCTCAGTCCTTCCAGAACAATAACCAGTTCCAGCCTGGATCAACTTCTTTCTCCAGGAATCAGCAAAACAGAGGAACTCCATTTGATTCCAGAAACCAGAATCAGTTCCAGTCTAACACCAACGCAAATAATTTCCCCCAGAACCAACTCCAGGACTCTTTCGGCAGTGAAAACCCCGGGGACAGGCTTAAATTAGTGGATAATATTCAGGTAACTCCTGCTCGTGTCCAGACTACCTCTGGACAGCAGCCATCTGGGATCGCTTTCCTGAACGTTGGTAATCAATTCCAGCAGCCTAAACTAAACCAGAGAAATTCCGAGGGCAACTTCCGTCCTAGTGACAACAACAGACTCTCAACAGGAGGTCAGTCTCAGTCCAGTGCTCAGTTCAGATCAGGTTCTTCTTCCAGTGAATTCAATGAAGTATTCGGGGGAATTTTCGAGCCCCTGAACCTCCCCTCGGGAGCTAGTGCCATCCTCGGAAGCATCTCCACTTCCTTCAGCTGCGTCGAGAGGCCTTATGGCTATTATGCTGACCAAGACAACTCCTGCCGTGTCTTCCACATCTGCAATCCTTACCTCTTCTCTGATGGAGAAGTCCAGACTTATCAGTACAG CTTCATGTGCAACGAAGGCTCTATCTTCGACCAGAGCGAAATGGTCTGCAAAGCAGAGTATGAAGCCACGCCTTGCCAGGAGGCCCAGAACTTCTACTTCAAAAACGAGGAGTTTGGTCTTCCTGAGGAGAGATCTCCCTAA